A section of the Phacochoerus africanus isolate WHEZ1 chromosome 4, ROS_Pafr_v1, whole genome shotgun sequence genome encodes:
- the LOC125124723 gene encoding translation initiation factor IF-2-like, whose translation MDASASELYSEDGDKDGSVYLAKLERNRLVVLEPLGPGLGFPTRGLSPPPPPGGGARARALPVVRRRRARRRWRRAGGRAPPSPFPSFPASPARVRGLCLAGERASRPRSRVWAAKRTSGHHEGAGGSRGSPAAPLGAPAPGSRTWRLPRGGGSWEVGSGARTRGSDVTARPPAPGSASRAGAQVPAHVLSPTSLTVNPTGKAEKCTGQRPSALPESPWPRTTAAPRDFVAPTGPVPLLSLEPLDSA comes from the exons ATGGATGCGTCAGCCTCCGAGCTGTACTCAGAGGACGGGGACAAAGACGGGTCTGTGTACTTGGCCAAACTTGAAAGGAATAGGTTGGTCGTCTTAGAGCCCCTGGGACCCGGCCTGGGCTTCCCCACGAGGGGTCTgtcgccacccccccccccaggcggGGGGGCTCGGGCCCGCGCACTACCCGTGGTGAGACGGCGCCGCGCCAGGCGGCGCtggaggcgggcgggcgggcgagcACCTCCGTcgccctttccctccttccccgcTTCTCCCGCCAGAGTGAGAGGCCTGTGTCTGGCAGGGGAACGAGCGTCCCGCCCCCGGTCCCGGGTCTGGGCCGCCAAGCGGACATCAGGACATCACGAAGGGGCGGGCGGCTCCCGGGGCAGCCCCGCCGCCCCGCTCGGTGCGCCCGCCCCCGGGAGCCGGACGTGGCGCCTCCCCCGCGGCGGCGGGAGCTGGGAGGTGGGGTCGGGAGCCCGAACCCGGGGCTCTGATGTCACCGCGCGGCCGCCAGCGCCCGGGAGCGCGTCTCGGGCTGGAGCTCAG GTCCCGGCGCATGTCCTGAGCCCTACTTCCCTGACGGTGAACCCAACAGGAAAGGCCGAGAAATGCACTGGCCAACGGCCATCCGCTCTCCCAGAGTCCCCGTGGCCCCGCACTACTGCTGCTCCGCGTGATTTTGTCGCCCCCACCGGGCCCGTGCCTCTCTTATCCCTGGAGCCCCTCGACTCAGCTTGA